The Meiothermus ruber DSM 1279 genome includes the window AGAAAAGCGGGCTCTCGGTGCCCTACCTGTCTGACCTCGAGCGGGGCCGCACCAACCCCTCGCTCGACACCCTGCAAACCCTGGCAACCTCCTACAACCTATCGGTCAACGACCTGCTGGCCCCAGTAGACTTCTACGGCGAGCGCACCGAAGCCTCGCTGCCCAAGGGCCTGGCCGAACTCATCGCCGACCCCCAACTCGGGGCCGAGATCACCCCCGAGTGGCAGCGCACCCTGGCCCGCATCGAGCTGCGGGGCAAGCGCCCGGAGTCCAAACGCGACTGGTACGAGATCTTCCTGCACCTCAAGCGGGTGCTGGAAGGCTAGAACAGCCTCTAAGTTAAGGTTGGGGCGGCACCAGGTGAATTAATGAAGACGCTCATTACAGAATTCATTAGCCTTGACGGAATCGTCCAGGCGCCTGGTGCCCCAAGCGAAGACACCGACGGCGGCTTTGCCCATGGTGGGTGGATGGCAAAGTACTTTGACCCGGAGGTGATGGGAGGTACGTTTGACGAGCTTGCTAGGCAAAGCGACGCGCTCTTACAAGGACGCCGCACCTATCAGAACTCGGCCGTCGCTTGGCCTACTCGGTCGGGGGATTCCTTCTCGGACTGGATCAACCAGGTGCAGAAGTACGTCGTGTCCAATACGCTCACCGAGAAGGACATTACTTGGAAGCCCACCTCTATCATCCGCGGCGACGACCTCCTCGAGGCCGTGTCCGAGCTCCGTGCGCAGCCGGGTGGCTACATCTACGTGTACGGCAGCGCAACATTGGTGCGGTCGCTGCTTGCTGCTGACCTTGTCGACGAGTTGCTGCTAACGGTTGCGCCGATTCTCCTTGGCAGGGGCAAGACCATCTTCCCCACAACCGAGAAGATGGCCTCGTTCGAGCTGGTGTCTTCAGTCAAAGCAAAAACCGGTGCGCTGGTGTGCCGATATGTGCGCGCCCGGTAAGCCCTTGTCTTAGCAAAGGTCATTAGGCCGCCCATCAAACCCAGGAGTGCAGAATCGTGAGCAAAGTTTTCGTCAACATCTCCCTTAGCCTGGATGGTTATATGGCGCCAGAAGGCATGGACTTGGCCCATTTCAGCGATCCAGGGTACAAGAACTGGGGTGCAAAATGGGGTGCACTCATGGCCTGGGCGCTTAAGCAGCAGTATTTGCGCGATAAACTCAAGTTGGGGCCTGGAGGAGAGACCGGCCCTGTGAATGAGATGGTTCGCCACATCTTTGAGCGCACCGGTGCTCACATCATGGGCAAGCGGATGTTCGATGGGGGCGAGCGCGGTTGGCCCGAAGAGGCCCCGTTTTACACACCGGTTTACGTTCTTACCCATGAGAAGCGCGAGCCCTGGGTGCGCCCCGGCGGGACGACCTTTTACTTCATCAACGACGGGCCGGAGCGTGCTCTAGAACTGGCCCGGGCGTCCGCAGGCAGTCGTGATATTCGCATCTCGGGTGGAGCAGATGTAATCCAGCAGTACCTGAACCTGGGTGTTGTGGATGAGCTGGAAATCGCCCTGGTTCCGGTCTTGTTCGGTGGCGGACGGCGTCTCTTCGAGAACCTACGTGAGCCTGTACCAAAATTTCGCATTGACAAGATCCTCGATACTCCGGATGCCACACACTTGCACTATGTGCGTCAGTGAGGATGGCCTCTGACACGGAGATTCGCCGCTTAGTCGGCCAAAGAAGCGGAGCGTTAGAAGCAGGCAGCCACCAATGGCCGTCCTCTCATAGGTCATAATAAGCCTATGGAACGCCCCGTTCGCACCCTCGAGTCCGGCTTTTTTGTGGCGGGGTACGAGGTACGCACCAGCCTGGCCCTGGAGCAAGACCCCCAGACCGCCCGGATTCCCCCGCTGTGGCAGAAGATTGAAAGCGGGGCGCTCGAGCTGCTCATCCCCAAGCGCCGGGCCAAGGGCAAGCCTTTTGTAGTCTATTACCACTACGACGGCGAGCAGGGGCCTTTCTCGGTGCTGCTGGGCTACCAGGTGATGGGGCAGGACGACGTGCCACCTGGCCTGAGCGGCCTGAACGTCCCTGGGGGCCAGTACCTGATGTTCAGCGTGCCCAGCGCCAGACCGGGGTCGGTAAAAGAGGCCTGGCAGCAAATCCGGGCCTATTTCCAGCAACCCGGCGCACCCCAAAGGGCCTACACCTTCGACTACGAGGTCTACGAAAACACCCAGCGGGTTTCGCTTTTTGTATCCATCCGGTAATCTGGCAAGAAGATGTCCAGCGATCTCAGGTCGAGGGTCACCGCACTGGCCGAGCAGTATCGCAAAGCCCACGCCCCCCTAACCCCTGAGCGTTTGGCTGCGGGCATCGGCGCAAGCCTCTCTTACGGCCGGCTGCCAGAGGGCCGGTTTGGGGCCTGGATGCCCGGGCAGAATCACATCCTGATTGACCAGGACTCCCCGCCCAAGCGCCAGCGCTTTACCCTGGCCCACGAGGTGATGCACATACTGATCCAGCAGGACGACGACCTGCTCTCCGAGCTGCACGAAGCGTATGCGGGTCAGGAGCTGGAAAAGGAGCTCGAGGCCCTCTGCAACCTGGGGGCCGCCGAGATGCTGCTGCCCGGCCAGGCGGTGGAGGCGGCCATCGCCCAAAAAGGCCAGACCCCCCGGCTGATACCCGAGCTGGCCGAGCTGCACCAGGTTTCGGAGGAGGTGGTGATCATCGCTCTGGCCGAGCGGGGCCCGGTTCCTTCCGTCGTGCTGATGGCCGGCAGCAAGCCCCTGCGGGTTTACTTCAGCGCCAAGCACCCCCGCCTTACGGGCTGGGTGAGCCGCGGCACGGGCTTTCGCCGCGACGACCCTTTGGTGGTGACCTTTGAAACCGGCCTGCCGCAAAAGACCACCGCGCGCTTACCCAATCACGAGGTGCTGTACGGCCTCGAGGCCTATCCCAGAAATGGGCGGGTCTATGCGGTGTACAAAGTATTGCAGAATTAGCCCCAACTGGAGCCAGTCATGTTAACCTCCAGCACCTTCAGCAGGGGCCTGGCGGCGTAGCCTAAAGCCCGGTATGGAGCCAAAATATCCGATTCCCACCGTGGGCGCTTTGGT containing:
- a CDS encoding ImmA/IrrE family metallo-endopeptidase, with amino-acid sequence MSSDLRSRVTALAEQYRKAHAPLTPERLAAGIGASLSYGRLPEGRFGAWMPGQNHILIDQDSPPKRQRFTLAHEVMHILIQQDDDLLSELHEAYAGQELEKELEALCNLGAAEMLLPGQAVEAAIAQKGQTPRLIPELAELHQVSEEVVIIALAERGPVPSVVLMAGSKPLRVYFSAKHPRLTGWVSRGTGFRRDDPLVVTFETGLPQKTTARLPNHEVLYGLEAYPRNGRVYAVYKVLQN
- a CDS encoding GyrI-like domain-containing protein: MERPVRTLESGFFVAGYEVRTSLALEQDPQTARIPPLWQKIESGALELLIPKRRAKGKPFVVYYHYDGEQGPFSVLLGYQVMGQDDVPPGLSGLNVPGGQYLMFSVPSARPGSVKEAWQQIRAYFQQPGAPQRAYTFDYEVYENTQRVSLFVSIR
- a CDS encoding helix-turn-helix domain-containing protein, encoding MTLAERLRELRTQQGWRLKDLSEKSGLSVPYLSDLERGRTNPSLDTLQTLATSYNLSVNDLLAPVDFYGERTEASLPKGLAELIADPQLGAEITPEWQRTLARIELRGKRPESKRDWYEIFLHLKRVLEG
- a CDS encoding dihydrofolate reductase family protein; protein product: MSKVFVNISLSLDGYMAPEGMDLAHFSDPGYKNWGAKWGALMAWALKQQYLRDKLKLGPGGETGPVNEMVRHIFERTGAHIMGKRMFDGGERGWPEEAPFYTPVYVLTHEKREPWVRPGGTTFYFINDGPERALELARASAGSRDIRISGGADVIQQYLNLGVVDELEIALVPVLFGGGRRLFENLREPVPKFRIDKILDTPDATHLHYVRQ
- a CDS encoding dihydrofolate reductase family protein, with product MKTLITEFISLDGIVQAPGAPSEDTDGGFAHGGWMAKYFDPEVMGGTFDELARQSDALLQGRRTYQNSAVAWPTRSGDSFSDWINQVQKYVVSNTLTEKDITWKPTSIIRGDDLLEAVSELRAQPGGYIYVYGSATLVRSLLAADLVDELLLTVAPILLGRGKTIFPTTEKMASFELVSSVKAKTGALVCRYVRAR